A part of Desulfotomaculum nigrificans DSM 574 genomic DNA contains:
- a CDS encoding Rqc2 family fibronectin-binding protein, whose product MAFDGLVMAAVAGELAEKLIGGRVERIQQPGPSELVLVIHTRERGKQRLYISADARDARIHITSQSYVNPIAPPIFCMVLRKHLEGGRIRAVQQSGLERVIHLSIDSRDELGRPGEKLLICEIMGKHSNILLVNPDNNNIVDGIHRYSHSVSRYREVLPNRPYLPPPEQNKLDPRQISEEQFRQIMLDSNLESTVADVLLQKIAGIGPQTCRELVVRAGLPPDYLVNHCGDYELTKLWEQVKTIAAMLDNGTFAPTLLLDRRGRPIEFAALDLTHVRAYRREHGEISIILDRYYQSLQQKRLIESQRQSLSQITRKEIARLKKKVDLYRKSLATAEKADKYRIYGELLTANLYHLEQGPEARVQNFYHPEAEEIVIPMDQSLTPSENAQAYFKKYLKAKNTREAVTAHLAQAEAELAYLEAVDNAVSQATDLADLDEIRSELEEQTYLKPKTQQGAKRSKKDQDRPQPLTFVSSDGIPILVGKNNKQNDYLTLRLAQDGDMWLHTKDIPGSHVIIRCHQLGAVPDQTLLEAATLAAWFSKARQAGKVPVDYTYRRHVRKPKGAKPGMVIYDNQRTITVVPSEEIVDKITPEDETKNI is encoded by the coding sequence ATGGCTTTTGATGGTCTGGTGATGGCCGCTGTAGCCGGAGAACTGGCGGAAAAATTAATTGGCGGCCGGGTGGAAAGAATTCAACAGCCGGGTCCCAGTGAATTGGTGTTAGTGATTCACACCAGGGAACGGGGCAAACAAAGACTATATATTTCAGCGGACGCCCGGGATGCCCGCATTCATATAACCAGTCAGTCTTACGTTAACCCCATTGCTCCACCTATCTTTTGTATGGTTTTACGCAAACACCTGGAGGGCGGTCGCATTCGGGCGGTGCAACAAAGCGGCTTGGAGCGGGTAATTCACTTATCCATTGATTCCCGGGATGAACTGGGGCGGCCCGGTGAAAAACTGCTTATTTGCGAGATTATGGGTAAGCACAGCAACATTTTACTGGTGAACCCGGACAACAATAACATTGTGGACGGTATCCACCGCTACTCCCATTCCGTTTCTCGCTACCGGGAGGTTTTACCCAACCGGCCCTACCTACCGCCCCCGGAACAAAATAAACTGGATCCCAGACAAATAAGCGAAGAACAATTTCGCCAGATTATGTTAGACAGTAATCTGGAGTCCACCGTAGCTGATGTTTTACTGCAAAAAATTGCCGGGATAGGGCCCCAGACCTGTCGGGAACTGGTGGTACGGGCGGGGCTACCCCCGGACTACCTGGTGAATCATTGTGGGGATTATGAATTGACCAAACTGTGGGAACAGGTTAAGACTATTGCAGCCATGTTGGACAACGGTACCTTTGCCCCAACCCTGCTGCTGGACCGCCGGGGCCGACCCATTGAGTTTGCTGCCCTGGATTTAACCCATGTGCGGGCTTACCGCCGGGAACATGGTGAAATCAGCATTATCCTGGACCGTTATTACCAAAGTTTACAACAAAAACGCCTGATAGAATCACAACGGCAATCTTTGTCCCAAATTACCCGTAAGGAAATTGCCCGGTTAAAAAAGAAAGTAGACCTGTATCGCAAAAGTTTAGCCACTGCCGAAAAGGCAGACAAATATCGTATTTACGGCGAGCTGTTAACGGCCAATCTTTATCATTTGGAACAGGGTCCTGAGGCCAGGGTACAAAACTTTTACCATCCGGAGGCCGAGGAAATAGTTATACCAATGGACCAGTCCCTAACACCATCCGAGAATGCCCAGGCTTACTTTAAGAAATACCTGAAGGCCAAGAATACCAGGGAAGCAGTCACAGCCCACCTGGCCCAGGCGGAAGCGGAACTGGCCTACCTGGAGGCGGTGGACAACGCCGTCAGTCAGGCCACGGATCTGGCAGATCTGGACGAGATTAGAAGCGAGTTGGAGGAACAAACCTACCTAAAACCTAAAACCCAACAGGGTGCCAAAAGGTCCAAAAAAGATCAGGACCGCCCCCAACCCCTTACTTTCGTCTCATCGGATGGTATACCTATTCTGGTGGGCAAGAACAATAAGCAAAATGATTACCTGACCCTGCGACTGGCTCAGGACGGGGATATGTGGCTGCACACCAAAGACATTCCCGGTTCCCACGTTATCATTCGCTGCCATCAACTTGGCGCCGTGCCGGACCAAACCCTGTTAGAAGCCGCTACTCTGGCGGCTTGGTTCAGTAAAGCCCGGCAGGCGGGCAAAGTTCCGGTGGATTATACCTATCGTCGGCATGTACGCAAACCCAAGGGAGCCAAGCCTGGTATGGTCATTTACGACAACCAGCGGACCATCACCGTAGTTCCCAGTGAGGAAATTGTTGATAAGATTACCCCTGAGGATGAAACAAAGAACATATAA
- a CDS encoding IS30 family transposase codes for MAVTFKSTTSVRSFKHLSVFERGQIAALLKEGKSQRYIAKKLGRSPSTISREIKRGTTTQRRSDLSTYEKYFPETGQAVYEKNRMNCGAKCKVAQVEGFLKFAENKILRDKWSPDVVVGACKKDPNWQNTAIVCTKTLYNYIDQGLLAVRNIDLTLKTRLKPKRKGLRPNKRIMGQSIDCRPAEVQQRQTFGHWEIDTVIGKRANDSVILTLTERKTRHELLFLLDAKDSQSVNKALLKLKDYYGERISQVFRTITADNGSEFSELANTLQQWGIKAYFTHPYSSWERGTNERHNGLIRRFVPKGKAIKDFSAATIYRIQNWLNKLPRKILGYKTPEECFCEELSKIA; via the coding sequence ATGGCTGTTACATTTAAGTCTACCACATCTGTACGTTCTTTTAAACACCTAAGTGTCTTTGAAAGAGGACAAATAGCTGCGCTGTTAAAAGAGGGTAAGAGCCAACGTTACATAGCTAAAAAATTAGGCCGCTCACCAAGCACAATTAGCCGGGAGATTAAAAGAGGAACTACAACCCAAAGGCGCTCTGACTTGTCAACTTATGAAAAATATTTTCCGGAAACCGGGCAGGCGGTTTACGAAAAAAATCGTATGAACTGTGGGGCAAAGTGCAAGGTGGCCCAGGTTGAAGGTTTTCTAAAATTTGCAGAAAACAAGATACTACGTGATAAATGGTCCCCGGATGTAGTTGTCGGTGCATGCAAAAAAGATCCCAATTGGCAAAATACTGCAATTGTTTGCACGAAAACCTTATATAACTACATCGATCAAGGGTTACTGGCTGTTCGTAATATCGATTTAACCCTCAAAACGAGATTAAAGCCAAAGAGGAAGGGATTACGTCCAAACAAACGAATAATGGGACAAAGTATCGACTGTCGACCGGCAGAAGTGCAACAACGCCAGACTTTTGGGCATTGGGAAATTGATACGGTAATAGGTAAAAGAGCAAATGATTCAGTCATTCTAACCCTAACTGAACGAAAAACCAGACATGAGCTACTTTTCCTTTTAGATGCTAAGGATAGCCAATCTGTTAATAAAGCCCTCTTAAAACTTAAAGATTATTACGGAGAACGAATTTCACAAGTATTTCGGACAATTACCGCTGATAATGGTTCAGAGTTCAGCGAATTGGCCAATACGTTACAACAATGGGGTATTAAAGCATACTTCACTCATCCCTATTCTTCTTGGGAACGTGGAACTAATGAACGCCATAATGGGTTAATACGCCGGTTTGTTCCTAAAGGGAAAGCCATTAAGGATTTTTCAGCGGCCACGATTTACCGCATACAAAATTGGCTAAATAAGCTTCCACGTAAAATATTAGGATATAAGACGCCTGAAGAATGTTTTTGCGAAGAGCTGTCCAAAATAGCTTAA
- the dapF gene encoding diaminopimelate epimerase, giving the protein MHFTKVHGLGNDFILVNAGMGEGLPDDYITLAPKMCDRRFGIGADGLVLLLDSGVADVRMRIINSDGSEAEMCGNAIRCVAKYLYEHGIVRKDEIKVETLAGIIVPQIIQKNGRVEAVRVDMGAPRLERQEIPMLGTPGQVVNEPLQVNGQTFKITAVSMGNPHCVIFVPDLSVIPLNQIGPQIETHPAFPRKTNVEFVQVLSPTEVRMMVWERGAGPTMACGTGACAVATAGVLNGLTARSVTVHLPGGSLHIEWADNGRLYMTGPAEEVFNGEYIVYNG; this is encoded by the coding sequence TTGCATTTTACCAAGGTGCATGGTTTAGGTAACGACTTTATTTTAGTTAACGCCGGTATGGGGGAAGGATTGCCGGATGATTATATTACCCTGGCGCCTAAAATGTGTGACCGCAGGTTTGGTATTGGGGCTGATGGACTGGTCCTGCTGCTGGACTCCGGGGTGGCTGATGTACGCATGAGGATTATCAATTCCGATGGCAGTGAAGCCGAAATGTGCGGTAATGCCATCCGCTGTGTAGCTAAGTATTTATATGAGCATGGTATTGTCAGGAAAGATGAGATTAAGGTAGAAACCCTGGCGGGTATTATCGTGCCGCAAATTATTCAAAAAAATGGCCGGGTGGAGGCAGTGCGGGTGGATATGGGTGCGCCCCGATTGGAACGGCAGGAGATTCCCATGTTGGGTACCCCCGGTCAGGTGGTAAATGAACCACTCCAGGTTAATGGCCAAACCTTTAAAATTACAGCTGTTTCCATGGGTAACCCCCATTGCGTGATATTTGTTCCTGATCTGTCAGTAATTCCCCTAAACCAAATTGGGCCGCAAATTGAAACACACCCGGCCTTTCCTCGTAAAACCAATGTAGAATTTGTCCAAGTGTTAAGTCCCACTGAAGTGCGGATGATGGTTTGGGAGAGAGGAGCCGGGCCCACCATGGCCTGTGGCACCGGTGCCTGTGCCGTAGCCACCGCCGGGGTACTGAATGGTTTAACTGCCAGGAGTGTAACGGTTCACCTGCCGGGCGGTTCCTTGCACATTGAATGGGCTGATAACGGTCGGTTATATATGACCGGTCCCGCTGAAGAAGTATTTAATGGTGAGTATATTGTATACAATGGTTAG
- a CDS encoding methyl-accepting chemotaxis protein, with amino-acid sequence MSNCWDYLNCPAERKSQCPAFTENRGLDCWKVPKTLCRGEVQGTVAQKIAGCRQCEFFNHTVINNRFPIKRKIITGFGLVLILLTIVGWLAYTDMNHIKAQYDRLIDQRVLVINQTNHSLILLEKSALDLRNYLITGDQSYLTAHNQALAETSAVLANLRSVIQTEKGKALFKEYEQKFSAFKTYAGNLVNLRQNNIGDNEELTTLKNIQQQTMADKGTVSETVRTAQNLITYVNDLVNKEKADVQKDVNRLVSLIAMIIIAAIILGIVIAFYVSNIIANPIARLEQAAAKVAAGDLSSEEIEIKNRDEVGKLATAFNQMVISLKDLVAHINEKADTVSSTSQQLASTCQQSSASASEAANTLTQLASTVDGMAENTNKVYRSSAAATQSAEAGRSGLEQVEQQMQTIKDSTNRVAKVINELNATSGRITQIVEMITQIAEQTNLLALNAAIEAARAGEQGRGFAVVAEEVRKLAEESGTAAKEIKNLILSMQAETTNAVNTMSVEIQEVEKGTTIVNEVAHSFLQIIKVIEDLNNQMQDVASSAEQISAGVQSVAGTAEEQTAIAEELTASSETLATMAEELKETAARFKLS; translated from the coding sequence ATGTCTAATTGTTGGGATTATCTAAATTGTCCCGCAGAACGGAAATCCCAGTGTCCTGCTTTTACTGAAAACCGGGGGTTGGATTGCTGGAAGGTACCGAAAACTTTGTGCCGGGGTGAAGTGCAGGGAACAGTGGCCCAAAAAATTGCCGGCTGCCGTCAGTGTGAGTTTTTTAATCACACGGTCATAAATAACAGATTCCCAATTAAACGAAAAATCATAACCGGTTTTGGGTTGGTCCTAATTTTATTAACAATAGTGGGCTGGTTAGCTTATACTGATATGAACCATATAAAAGCTCAATACGACCGGTTAATTGACCAACGAGTATTGGTAATTAATCAAACCAACCATTCCCTTATTTTATTGGAAAAATCCGCTTTAGATTTAAGAAACTATTTAATTACCGGTGACCAATCATATCTTACTGCCCATAATCAAGCACTTGCCGAAACCAGTGCGGTTTTAGCTAATTTAAGGTCGGTTATCCAAACAGAAAAAGGCAAAGCATTATTTAAAGAATATGAACAAAAATTCTCCGCTTTTAAAACTTACGCTGGCAATTTAGTTAATTTACGTCAAAATAATATAGGAGATAATGAAGAATTAACGACCCTAAAAAATATTCAACAACAAACCATGGCTGACAAAGGAACAGTATCTGAAACTGTCAGAACCGCGCAAAATCTAATTACCTACGTAAATGATTTAGTTAATAAGGAAAAAGCAGATGTACAAAAGGACGTCAACCGGCTGGTCAGTCTCATTGCCATGATTATCATAGCGGCCATTATTCTGGGTATTGTGATAGCTTTTTACGTTTCCAATATTATTGCTAACCCCATTGCCCGCCTGGAACAAGCCGCTGCTAAAGTTGCCGCAGGCGATCTCAGCAGCGAAGAAATTGAAATTAAAAACCGGGATGAGGTGGGTAAACTGGCCACGGCCTTTAATCAGATGGTGATTTCGCTTAAAGACCTGGTGGCACATATTAATGAAAAGGCTGATACGGTTTCTTCTACCAGCCAGCAACTTGCCTCCACTTGTCAGCAATCATCAGCATCGGCCAGCGAAGCTGCCAATACTTTAACCCAATTGGCCAGTACGGTGGACGGGATGGCTGAGAATACCAACAAAGTTTATCGTTCTTCCGCTGCAGCCACCCAATCTGCAGAAGCTGGTCGTAGTGGACTGGAACAGGTAGAACAGCAAATGCAAACTATTAAAGATTCCACCAACCGGGTGGCCAAAGTGATCAATGAGCTCAACGCCACTTCCGGGCGGATTACACAAATTGTAGAAATGATTACCCAAATTGCCGAACAAACTAATCTACTGGCCTTAAACGCGGCCATCGAAGCGGCCAGGGCCGGTGAGCAAGGACGTGGCTTTGCGGTGGTGGCTGAAGAGGTTCGTAAACTGGCGGAAGAAAGTGGTACCGCCGCCAAGGAAATTAAAAATCTTATTCTTAGTATGCAGGCTGAAACAACCAATGCCGTAAACACCATGTCCGTGGAAATACAAGAAGTTGAGAAGGGCACTACCATTGTAAATGAAGTGGCCCACTCATTCTTGCAAATTATTAAGGTCATTGAGGATTTAAACAACCAGATGCAAGATGTGGCTTCCTCAGCTGAACAAATCTCCGCCGGGGTACAGAGCGTAGCCGGAACTGCTGAGGAGCAAACCGCCATCGCTGAAGAACTGACCGCTTCCAGCGAAACCCTAGCCACCATGGCTGAGGAACTTAAGGAAACGGCTGCCCGGTTTAAGTTAAGCTAA
- a CDS encoding calcium-transporting P-type ATPase, PMR1-type → MQWFAMRRQEVLDKLGTSAEKGLDEQEARQRIEQFGLNKLVSSRRTPPWKMFLDQLKDFMVLVLIAATIVSGLLGEWADAITIMIIVLINAILGFVQEFRAEKSMEALKALTAPEARVIRGGIERKLPAAELVPGDIVLLDTGDRVPADLRLLEISNLEVEESALTGESHPVKKRVANMAGQGDITLGDIRNMCYMGTVVVRGRGKGVVVVTGMYTEMGHITRMIQEAEDDETPLQRRLAQLGKVLVAFCLVICALVVTLGVIRGEPLYQMFLAGVSLAVAAIPEGLPAIVTIALAIGVQRMIKRNAIIRRLPAVETLGCATIICSDKTGTLTENQMTVRQALVGDIKVKITGEGYDPKGQFKFEGPRGSEFNLFLKCAALCNNAQLTKGEISVGGFFRNLTAGKLSRSWGIAGDPTEGALMVMAAKANVWRSKLEQEEKRVIELPFDSDRKRMSVVYRNKEGQMTAYVKGAPDVVLELCTHIYRDGRLMPLTDSTKEYILKMNSEMASEALRVLALAYRELPDNADEELTEEMVEQKLIFLGLAGMIDPPRPAAIQAVHACRRAGIRTVMITGDHQLTAQAVGKEMGILVRGTQVLTGAQLDRMSDEELLAEAEKTTVYARVSPKHKLRIVRALKRNGHVVAMTGDGVNDAPAVKEADIGVAMGKGGTDVTKEASAMVLADDNFTTIVAAIEEGRAIYDNIRKFIRYLLSCNVGEVLTMFLAVLMGMPLPLLPIQILWMNLVTDGLPAMALGVDPADRDIMYRRPRDPQESVFSDGLSWRIISTGILFALGTLLAFALGLMMGQVELARTMAFNTLVFFQLFFVFSCRSERHSILEVGLFGNPQLILAVLISAGLQLSVNYIGFLQPIFHTVPLELKHWAVILAIALVPQVLGSIGKTIKDRAKERIMYIRA, encoded by the coding sequence ATGCAATGGTTTGCGATGAGACGCCAGGAGGTACTTGATAAACTGGGTACCTCTGCTGAAAAGGGACTGGACGAGCAGGAAGCACGGCAGAGAATTGAACAATTTGGCTTAAATAAATTGGTAAGTTCCAGGCGTACTCCGCCCTGGAAGATGTTCTTGGACCAGCTTAAAGACTTTATGGTATTAGTGCTGATCGCTGCCACCATTGTCTCAGGCTTACTGGGCGAGTGGGCTGATGCCATCACCATTATGATTATCGTGTTGATTAACGCCATCCTAGGATTTGTCCAGGAATTCCGGGCTGAAAAGTCAATGGAAGCCCTTAAGGCTTTAACGGCACCGGAGGCCAGGGTGATCAGGGGGGGTATCGAGCGGAAGTTACCGGCTGCTGAACTGGTGCCCGGTGATATTGTCTTACTGGATACAGGAGACAGGGTACCGGCGGATCTCAGGTTACTGGAAATATCTAACCTGGAGGTTGAAGAGTCGGCCCTGACCGGGGAATCCCATCCGGTTAAGAAACGGGTGGCCAATATGGCCGGACAAGGGGATATAACTCTAGGTGATATCCGCAACATGTGTTACATGGGTACCGTTGTGGTGCGCGGTCGGGGTAAAGGTGTCGTGGTGGTCACCGGTATGTATACCGAAATGGGTCATATCACCAGGATGATTCAAGAGGCCGAAGATGATGAAACTCCGCTCCAGCGCCGGTTGGCCCAATTAGGTAAAGTTTTGGTGGCCTTTTGCCTGGTAATTTGTGCCCTGGTGGTAACGTTGGGAGTAATACGGGGTGAACCGCTATACCAGATGTTTTTAGCCGGTGTTAGTTTAGCGGTGGCAGCTATTCCCGAAGGGTTGCCAGCCATTGTGACCATCGCCCTGGCCATCGGGGTGCAACGGATGATTAAACGTAACGCCATTATTCGCCGTTTGCCGGCAGTGGAGACATTGGGTTGTGCTACCATCATCTGCAGCGATAAAACCGGTACCCTGACCGAAAACCAAATGACCGTACGTCAGGCTCTGGTGGGGGACATTAAAGTAAAAATAACCGGTGAGGGTTATGACCCTAAAGGACAATTTAAGTTTGAGGGTCCCAGAGGTTCTGAGTTTAATTTATTTCTTAAGTGTGCCGCCCTTTGCAATAACGCCCAACTAACCAAAGGTGAGATTTCTGTAGGGGGTTTCTTTAGAAATTTAACGGCAGGGAAATTATCCCGTTCCTGGGGTATTGCCGGTGATCCAACCGAGGGTGCCCTGATGGTGATGGCAGCCAAAGCCAATGTTTGGCGCAGTAAATTAGAACAGGAAGAAAAGCGAGTTATCGAGCTCCCCTTTGACAGCGACCGTAAACGTATGTCGGTGGTGTATCGAAATAAAGAAGGCCAAATGACTGCCTATGTTAAGGGTGCCCCGGATGTTGTGCTGGAACTTTGTACCCATATCTACCGGGACGGCCGGTTAATGCCACTAACTGACAGTACCAAAGAGTATATTCTCAAAATGAATTCCGAAATGGCCTCAGAAGCTCTGCGGGTGTTGGCGCTGGCCTACCGGGAGTTACCCGATAATGCTGATGAAGAACTAACCGAAGAAATGGTGGAGCAAAAACTTATCTTTTTAGGTTTGGCCGGTATGATTGATCCGCCACGCCCGGCTGCCATCCAGGCGGTACATGCTTGCCGCCGGGCCGGTATTAGAACAGTGATGATCACTGGCGACCACCAATTAACCGCCCAGGCGGTGGGTAAAGAAATGGGCATACTGGTACGGGGGACCCAGGTACTGACCGGAGCCCAGCTGGATCGTATGAGTGATGAGGAACTATTGGCAGAGGCCGAAAAGACCACTGTTTACGCCCGGGTATCACCCAAACATAAATTACGTATTGTCCGGGCTCTCAAACGGAATGGCCATGTGGTGGCCATGACCGGTGACGGGGTTAATGACGCACCGGCGGTTAAGGAAGCGGATATCGGGGTGGCCATGGGTAAGGGAGGCACTGATGTCACCAAAGAGGCCTCAGCCATGGTATTAGCTGATGACAATTTCACCACCATTGTCGCTGCCATCGAAGAAGGCCGGGCCATCTATGATAACATCAGAAAATTTATACGTTACCTACTGTCCTGTAACGTGGGTGAGGTACTGACCATGTTCCTGGCGGTGCTGATGGGTATGCCCCTGCCGTTACTACCCATTCAAATTTTATGGATGAATCTGGTGACGGACGGGTTACCGGCCATGGCCCTGGGGGTGGATCCCGCTGACCGGGACATCATGTACCGGAGGCCCAGGGATCCGCAGGAAAGTGTTTTTTCCGATGGTCTATCCTGGCGCATTATCAGTACCGGTATCCTGTTTGCCCTGGGTACTTTGTTGGCCTTTGCGCTGGGACTCATGATGGGTCAAGTGGAACTGGCCAGAACCATGGCCTTTAACACCCTGGTATTCTTCCAATTGTTTTTTGTGTTCTCCTGCCGTTCCGAGCGGCACTCCATTCTGGAGGTTGGTTTATTCGGTAATCCCCAGTTGATCTTGGCGGTACTCATATCAGCCGGTCTGCAGCTGTCCGTTAACTACATTGGGTTCTTACAGCCCATTTTCCATACGGTGCCGCTGGAATTAAAACACTGGGCCGTGATATTGGCCATTGCACTGGTACCCCAGGTGTTGGGATCTATTGGCAAGACCATTAAGGATCGGGCTAAGGAAAGAATTATGTATATTAGAGCGTAA
- a CDS encoding alkaline phosphatase family protein: MPPQPKTVIYIIIDSFHPRALRHCLGQGKLPALSYLIQQGHLDEQCVSVFPTITPVCTSTLTTGAPPAGHGIPGIIWYHRGERRIVDYGANWWSIWKNGLVQTCQDMIFNLNHKHLSWQVRTIYEELEARGLNTAAVNPIIFRANTRYEVHIPLLLKLITLFQVDNGKVYGPQGFCLGRLYQPPGALRQDIKNMRFGAKLGFNDNFSAVVAQWFLRQKPRANLLTIYFPDMDSTAHAKNPDCCEPCLTKIDQKIAAVLDCFPSWSGALEENVFVLVGDHGQSALKRRGKTIKLPRLLKNYSQAKLGENPVEDKDIAICSNERVAYIYIIRHRPGMRKDIVRHLLTEPRIDQIIWREDQWYHVQQPGKNKLSFCKGDKYTDIYGQSWQITGDPKSLDLQLDGNYITYGQYPNALARIADCLDNPHAGDMVITAKPGYLLGGEGAPPFPGAGSHGSLHREDSLVPLIISGTSAKIEKPRLVDVMPFICSLFHPQG, translated from the coding sequence ATGCCACCACAACCCAAGACCGTAATTTACATAATTATAGACTCCTTTCATCCAAGAGCCTTGCGACATTGTTTAGGCCAAGGAAAACTGCCGGCCCTGTCTTATCTCATCCAGCAGGGGCATCTAGATGAACAATGTGTTTCAGTATTTCCCACCATCACCCCTGTTTGTACCAGCACCTTAACCACCGGAGCCCCACCGGCCGGCCATGGTATCCCGGGGATTATTTGGTATCATCGGGGGGAAAGGAGAATTGTAGATTATGGGGCCAACTGGTGGTCCATCTGGAAAAACGGGTTGGTGCAAACCTGTCAGGATATGATTTTTAATTTAAATCACAAGCACCTCAGCTGGCAAGTGCGCACCATATACGAGGAATTGGAGGCCAGGGGGCTTAATACTGCAGCTGTTAATCCCATTATTTTTCGGGCCAATACCCGGTATGAAGTACATATTCCATTATTACTGAAGTTGATTACCCTGTTTCAGGTAGATAATGGTAAAGTATACGGACCGCAGGGGTTTTGTTTGGGGCGCCTTTATCAACCACCGGGGGCCCTCAGGCAGGATATTAAAAACATGCGTTTTGGGGCTAAACTTGGGTTTAATGATAATTTTTCGGCGGTGGTGGCCCAATGGTTTTTACGACAAAAACCCCGTGCTAATTTATTAACTATTTATTTTCCCGACATGGATAGTACCGCCCATGCCAAAAACCCTGATTGCTGTGAGCCCTGTTTAACCAAAATTGATCAAAAAATTGCTGCTGTTTTGGACTGTTTTCCCAGCTGGTCCGGAGCCCTGGAGGAAAATGTTTTTGTGCTGGTGGGAGACCATGGTCAATCGGCATTGAAGAGAAGGGGTAAAACCATCAAGCTGCCCAGATTACTAAAGAATTATAGTCAGGCCAAACTGGGAGAAAATCCGGTGGAGGATAAGGATATTGCCATTTGTTCCAACGAGCGGGTGGCTTACATTTACATCATCCGGCACCGGCCGGGGATGCGAAAGGATATAGTAAGGCATCTGCTAACGGAGCCGCGGATTGACCAAATTATTTGGCGGGAAGATCAGTGGTATCATGTGCAGCAGCCGGGTAAAAACAAACTTTCCTTTTGCAAAGGTGATAAATATACTGATATCTACGGCCAGAGTTGGCAAATCACAGGGGACCCGAAGTCATTGGATCTGCAATTGGATGGCAATTATATCACTTACGGCCAGTACCCCAATGCCTTGGCCCGGATTGCCGACTGTTTGGATAATCCCCATGCCGGGGATATGGTGATTACGGCCAAACCGGGCTACCTATTGGGGGGTGAGGGTGCGCCACCTTTTCCCGGCGCCGGCAGTCACGGTTCACTGCACCGGGAAGATTCCCTGGTACCGCTAATAATAAGCGGGACTTCCGCTAAAATAGAGAAGCCCCGCCTGGTTGATGTGATGCCGTTTATATGTTCTTTGTTTCATCCTCAGGGGTAA
- a CDS encoding LL-diaminopimelate aminotransferase produces MRFAEADRIKNLPPYLFARIEQVIAQKKEAGVDIISLGIGDPDIPTPDHIIKEAQKQVAVPANHQYPSSVGMLSYRQAVADFYARRFNVQLDPKTEVVALIGSKEGIAHISWCYLNPGDTVLVPDPGYPVYSGGAILAGAEPYYMPLTAERGFLPDLAAIPEEVAKKAKMMFLNYPNNPTGAVADEAFYKEVIEFAKKYEILVCHDNAYSEVAFDGYKPLSFMQIPGAKEVGIEFSSVSKSYNMTGWRIGWAVGNPHVVEALGRFKTNIDSGQFQAVQYAAMAGLTGPQDAVAANNDIYRERRDIVVDGLNAMGWNLEKPKATFYIWAPVPKGFTSASFAEYVIEKAGVVITPGNGYGEQGEGYFRISITIPKERIIEALERMKKNIGKVEF; encoded by the coding sequence TTGCGCTTTGCCGAAGCTGACAGAATAAAAAATCTACCGCCTTATCTATTTGCCAGAATTGAACAGGTAATTGCCCAAAAGAAAGAAGCAGGGGTGGATATTATTAGTCTTGGTATTGGCGATCCTGATATTCCTACCCCGGATCACATTATAAAAGAAGCCCAAAAACAAGTTGCTGTGCCGGCCAACCACCAGTACCCTTCGTCAGTGGGCATGCTTTCCTACCGTCAGGCGGTGGCTGATTTCTATGCCCGACGTTTTAATGTGCAGCTTGATCCCAAAACCGAAGTAGTGGCTTTAATTGGTTCCAAGGAGGGTATTGCTCATATCTCCTGGTGTTATTTAAATCCCGGTGACACCGTACTGGTGCCGGACCCAGGTTACCCGGTTTACAGCGGGGGGGCCATTTTAGCCGGGGCGGAGCCTTATTATATGCCCCTTACTGCTGAGCGGGGCTTTTTACCTGACTTAGCCGCCATCCCTGAAGAGGTGGCTAAAAAGGCTAAAATGATGTTTTTGAACTACCCCAACAACCCCACCGGAGCGGTGGCTGATGAAGCCTTTTATAAGGAAGTAATTGAGTTTGCCAAGAAATATGAGATCTTGGTTTGCCATGATAACGCTTACTCCGAGGTGGCTTTTGATGGTTATAAACCACTGTCCTTTATGCAAATTCCTGGCGCCAAGGAAGTGGGTATTGAGTTTAGTTCTGTGTCCAAATCATACAATATGACCGGTTGGCGGATTGGCTGGGCCGTTGGTAACCCCCATGTAGTTGAAGCCCTGGGTCGCTTTAAAACCAACATTGACTCGGGTCAATTCCAGGCTGTCCAGTACGCAGCCATGGCTGGACTCACCGGTCCCCAGGATGCGGTGGCCGCTAACAATGATATTTACCGGGAGCGCCGGGATATTGTGGTGGATGGACTTAATGCCATGGGCTGGAACTTAGAGAAGCCAAAGGCCACCTTCTACATCTGGGCCCCGGTGCCCAAGGGTTTTACCTCGGCCTCCTTTGCTGAATATGTGATTGAAAAGGCCGGTGTAGTGATAACCCCTGGCAACGGCTATGGTGAACAGGGGGAGGGTTACTTCCGGATTTCCATCACTATTCCCAAAGAGCGGATCATCGAAGCCCTGGAGCGGATGAAGAAAAACATTGGTAAAGTAGAGTTTTAG